A single window of Martelella sp. NC20 DNA harbors:
- a CDS encoding NnrS family protein, giving the protein MTTMARQRAWQGPAIFSHGFRPFFFFGALDAALLIALWVPWYLGFIQVPSMFAPVSWHVHELLFGYVPAIIAGFLLTAVPNWTGRLPVVGWPLAGLFGLWLGARVIIAFSAMLPSAFVYLAALAFPLALIGFLTREILAGRNWRNLKMIVVLSLFTATQLLFYYENIRYGTSVYAERAAIVLVIMLIQIIGGRVIPSFTRNWLKKHDYPVLPPSFGQFDRFVMVMSAAGLCAWIVLPAFAIEEPVLGVLLMAIGILNIVRQWRWRPLKTLAEPLVFILHLAFLPVSLGFVFAGYAALSGSAGAESAAIHCWTVGAIGGMTLAIMTRASRGHTGHPLTAPPATVSIYLAIMIALVLRLAAAFNPDWTFSLMPLAGLAWVLAFAGFCVAYGPMLFRPRG; this is encoded by the coding sequence ATGACGACAATGGCAAGACAGCGCGCATGGCAGGGACCGGCGATTTTCAGTCATGGCTTCAGGCCCTTCTTCTTTTTCGGCGCGCTTGACGCCGCCCTGCTGATTGCGCTCTGGGTGCCCTGGTATCTGGGGTTCATCCAGGTTCCGAGCATGTTCGCACCCGTCTCTTGGCATGTCCACGAATTGCTGTTCGGCTATGTGCCGGCGATCATCGCAGGCTTTCTTCTGACAGCCGTTCCCAACTGGACGGGACGCCTGCCGGTGGTCGGCTGGCCGCTTGCGGGCCTGTTCGGCCTCTGGCTTGGTGCGCGCGTGATCATCGCCTTTTCGGCCATGCTGCCCTCCGCATTCGTCTATCTTGCAGCTTTGGCTTTTCCACTGGCGCTGATCGGATTTCTGACACGGGAAATTCTGGCCGGGCGCAACTGGCGGAACCTGAAGATGATCGTGGTCCTGTCGCTGTTCACAGCGACACAGCTCCTGTTTTATTATGAAAACATCCGCTACGGCACGTCGGTCTATGCCGAACGCGCCGCTATTGTCCTCGTCATCATGCTGATCCAGATTATCGGCGGCCGGGTTATCCCGAGCTTCACCCGGAACTGGCTCAAGAAGCACGACTATCCGGTTCTTCCGCCCTCTTTCGGCCAGTTCGACCGGTTTGTGATGGTGATGAGCGCTGCCGGTCTTTGCGCATGGATCGTGCTTCCGGCATTTGCCATCGAAGAGCCGGTCCTGGGTGTCCTGCTGATGGCCATCGGCATCCTCAACATCGTGCGGCAATGGCGCTGGCGACCGCTGAAAACCCTTGCCGAGCCGCTGGTCTTCATTCTGCATCTTGCATTCCTGCCGGTCAGTCTGGGCTTTGTGTTCGCCGGCTATGCAGCGCTTTCGGGCAGTGCGGGCGCCGAAAGCGCTGCGATACACTGCTGGACCGTCGGCGCCATCGGCGGCATGACGCTTGCCATCATGACCCGCGCGAGCCGCGGCCACACCGGCCATCCGCTGACGGCACCGCCGGCAACGGTGTCAATCTATCTGGCCATCATGATCGCTCTGGTCCTGCGTCTTGCGGCGGCATTCAACCCGGACTGGACATTCTCACTGATGCCCTTGGCCGGGTTGGCATGGGTCCTCGCCTTTGCAGGCTTCTGCGTGGCTTACGGGCCAATGCTGTTCAGGCCCCGCGGCTGA
- a CDS encoding NnrU family protein, producing the protein MTNFLLAILAFLLAHVVPPAPPVRVRLIALLGRRVYLTAYSAVSTLLLVWIVVAARSAPSIYLWYPALWQALVPLIAMPFAFWFIAAGLAAQNRISITFRRSGEAALQGPITAITRHPVLVGFLIWSLAHIPPNGDVVSLILFGGMGLLALAGMPVLDRRARRRLGDAEWVAVRAQTSIVPFLAIVEGRAHFNTDRSFWLWTGLGLALYAWFLLQGHRMLIGVDPLAWF; encoded by the coding sequence ATGACGAATTTCCTGCTCGCGATCCTTGCTTTCCTGCTGGCCCACGTGGTCCCACCGGCACCACCCGTGCGTGTCCGATTGATCGCACTGCTCGGGCGTCGTGTCTATCTCACCGCCTACTCCGCTGTGTCGACCCTACTTCTGGTCTGGATCGTCGTCGCGGCACGATCTGCGCCGTCGATCTACCTGTGGTATCCCGCGCTGTGGCAGGCTCTTGTTCCGTTGATCGCGATGCCGTTTGCCTTCTGGTTCATCGCCGCAGGGCTTGCGGCGCAAAACCGGATTTCGATCACCTTCCGGCGCAGCGGCGAGGCGGCCTTGCAAGGCCCGATCACCGCCATAACCCGTCACCCCGTGCTGGTCGGTTTTCTGATCTGGTCGCTGGCGCACATCCCGCCGAATGGGGATGTTGTATCGCTGATCCTGTTTGGCGGCATGGGGCTGCTCGCCCTCGCGGGAATGCCGGTGCTCGACCGCCGGGCGCGGCGTCGTCTTGGTGATGCCGAGTGGGTGGCCGTCCGCGCGCAAACCTCCATCGTGCCGTTTCTGGCAATCGTTGAAGGGCGCGCGCATTTTAATACGGATCGAAGCTTCTGGCTTTGGACCGGCCTTGGGCTGGCTCTTTACGCCTGGTTCCTGTTGCAGGGCCACCGCATGCTGATCGGCGTCGACCCGCTGGCCTGGTTCTGA
- a CDS encoding RrF2 family transcriptional regulator, whose product MRLTTFSDYALRVLMYAASAGDRLITIEETSAAYSISKTHLMKVVNALTRNGYLISVRGRSGGFRLALPPEKINLGAVIRTTESDFALVECFATGNQCVVTKTCKLPAILNEALTSFLNVFDHYTLADIVLSPQPKVLGTT is encoded by the coding sequence ATGCGTCTGACAACCTTTTCCGATTATGCGCTGCGCGTGCTGATGTATGCGGCATCTGCCGGCGACCGGCTGATCACGATCGAGGAGACGTCGGCTGCCTATTCGATCTCGAAGACACATCTGATGAAGGTCGTGAATGCGCTGACCAGAAACGGATACCTGATCAGTGTTCGCGGTCGCTCTGGCGGTTTCCGGCTGGCGCTGCCGCCCGAGAAAATCAACCTCGGCGCAGTTATCCGCACAACGGAGTCCGATTTCGCGCTTGTCGAATGCTTTGCGACCGGAAATCAATGTGTGGTCACGAAAACCTGCAAGCTGCCGGCGATACTGAACGAGGCACTCACATCCTTCCTGAACGTATTCGATCACTACACACTCGCTGACATCGTTCTGTCGCCTCAGCCGAAGGTCCTCGGCACCACGTAG
- the ubiV gene encoding ubiquinone anaerobic biosynthesis protein UbiV — MAETSALKITIGPVPYLWSGEKWRDFYHRIAESGHVDAVTLGEAVCSKRDHFTRPYLPQVVERLTAAGKSVALASLALVTQEREVAQTRKLAAEAPLAEANDLSALRLFAGKPHLVGPFVNVYNGATAKLLAKRGATRICLGPELPADSIAAIIAGAPGIEYEVMAFGRLPLAISARCAHARAKGHTKDNCKFVCGEEPDGLDIDTLDGQPFLSLNGVQTMSRHCQVLLAELPELARMGITHLRLSPQDCDMTAVAAIYAGVRDGRMDAEEGIVKLKEVYSAAPYANGFLHGAAGMAWVAA, encoded by the coding sequence ATGGCTGAGACATCCGCCCTCAAGATCACCATTGGTCCCGTGCCCTATCTGTGGTCCGGCGAAAAATGGCGCGATTTCTATCACCGCATCGCTGAATCGGGACATGTCGACGCGGTGACGCTGGGTGAAGCGGTCTGTTCCAAGCGAGACCATTTCACCCGGCCCTACCTGCCTCAGGTCGTCGAAAGGCTGACCGCTGCCGGCAAATCGGTCGCGCTGGCGTCGCTCGCCCTGGTCACCCAGGAGCGCGAAGTCGCCCAGACCCGAAAACTGGCCGCCGAAGCCCCCCTCGCCGAAGCCAACGATCTTTCGGCCCTGCGTCTGTTCGCCGGCAAGCCGCATCTCGTCGGGCCCTTCGTCAACGTCTACAATGGCGCCACCGCCAAGCTACTGGCAAAACGCGGCGCCACCCGCATCTGTCTGGGGCCCGAACTACCAGCCGACTCGATCGCCGCGATCATTGCGGGCGCACCAGGGATCGAATACGAGGTCATGGCTTTCGGCCGCCTCCCACTGGCCATTTCCGCCCGCTGCGCCCATGCGCGCGCCAAGGGACATACCAAGGATAACTGCAAGTTCGTTTGTGGAGAGGAACCAGATGGCCTGGATATCGACACGCTCGACGGTCAGCCCTTCCTCAGCCTCAATGGCGTCCAGACCATGTCGCGCCATTGTCAGGTCCTGCTCGCAGAGTTGCCGGAACTGGCCCGCATGGGCATCACCCATTTACGACTCTCTCCCCAGGATTGCGACATGACCGCAGTAGCCGCAATTTATGCCGGCGTACGCGACGGCCGCATGGACGCAGAAGAGGGCATAGTGAAGCTGAAGGAAGTCTATTCGGCCGCGCCATACGCCAATGGATTTCTGCATGGCGCCGCGGGCATGGCGTGGGTGGCCGCATGA
- the ubiU gene encoding ubiquinone anaerobic biosynthesis protein UbiU, translating to MELICPAGTPAAYREAVEAGADAVYCGFRDETNARNFPGLNFSREELRDAIALGRSRGVQTYVALNTFMRAGNEGLWYRAADDAAAAGADAVILADMALMDYVANTHPEQRLHVSVQASASNADAVNLLVESFGAKRLVLPRVLTVPEIANLARQVDCELEVFAFGGLCVMAEGRCSLSSYVTGQSPNMQGVCSPASHVRYREDGSDMVSELGGFTINRFGTGEPAGYPTLCKGRFHVADDDGYAFEDPVSLDVMDHLDALRDAGVTALKIEGRQRGKAYVAQVVSSLRAALRAPKDERPQKLAQLHRLSEGQRTTSGAYEKKWR from the coding sequence ATGGAACTCATCTGCCCTGCCGGAACACCCGCAGCCTATCGAGAAGCCGTCGAAGCCGGTGCCGACGCGGTCTATTGCGGCTTTCGTGATGAAACCAATGCCCGTAATTTCCCGGGCCTCAATTTCAGCCGCGAGGAACTGCGCGATGCCATTGCGCTGGGCCGATCAAGGGGCGTGCAGACCTATGTGGCTCTCAACACCTTCATGCGGGCCGGCAACGAGGGACTTTGGTATAGAGCCGCCGATGACGCGGCGGCGGCCGGAGCTGATGCGGTCATCCTTGCCGACATGGCGTTGATGGATTACGTGGCGAACACCCATCCCGAGCAACGCCTGCATGTCTCAGTCCAGGCCTCGGCGTCCAACGCGGATGCGGTCAACCTGCTGGTCGAGAGCTTTGGCGCCAAGCGTCTCGTACTCCCGCGCGTCCTCACCGTCCCCGAAATTGCCAATCTGGCCAGGCAGGTCGATTGCGAGCTCGAAGTCTTCGCCTTTGGCGGGCTCTGCGTCATGGCTGAGGGGCGCTGCTCACTCTCTTCCTATGTGACCGGCCAGTCTCCCAATATGCAGGGGGTCTGCTCCCCGGCCAGCCATGTGCGCTATCGCGAGGACGGTTCCGACATGGTCTCGGAGCTGGGTGGCTTCACCATCAACCGTTTCGGCACGGGCGAGCCGGCGGGATATCCGACGCTGTGCAAGGGACGGTTCCACGTCGCCGATGATGATGGTTATGCCTTTGAGGACCCGGTGAGTCTGGACGTGATGGACCATCTCGATGCCTTGCGCGATGCCGGGGTCACGGCCCTCAAAATCGAGGGGCGTCAGCGCGGCAAGGCCTATGTCGCTCAGGTCGTTTCCAGCCTCCGGGCTGCCCTTCGGGCCCCCAAAGATGAACGACCGCAAAAGCTGGCGCAGCTACACCGCCTGAGCGAAGGGCAGCGCACCACTTCAGGCGCCTACGAAAAGAAGTGGCGGTGA
- the ubiT gene encoding ubiquinone anaerobic biosynthesis accessory factor UbiT, whose amino-acid sequence MLLPRPLALAINRLPLALVQVIVGKVFDKTLQQHPDLFDRLGAEAGKRFCFAPTDLDLVFLIHPASKSIRAFRKIRAPCGDGAVAAPMLTLLALLEGRIDGDAVFFSRSLSVTGDMEAMLALRNALDDCSFDLPSDLAGLAGPFAGPFRQLAELVRRRALNGLV is encoded by the coding sequence ATGCTGCTGCCGCGCCCTCTTGCACTCGCCATCAATCGCCTGCCTCTTGCCTTGGTGCAGGTGATCGTTGGCAAGGTATTCGACAAGACGTTGCAGCAGCACCCTGACCTGTTCGACCGATTGGGGGCAGAAGCCGGTAAACGGTTCTGCTTTGCGCCGACTGATCTTGACCTGGTCTTTTTGATACATCCGGCAAGCAAGTCTATCCGCGCATTCCGCAAGATCAGAGCTCCCTGCGGTGATGGCGCTGTGGCAGCCCCCATGCTCACACTTCTGGCACTGCTCGAAGGCCGGATTGATGGTGACGCCGTTTTCTTTTCACGCAGCCTCTCGGTGACCGGCGATATGGAAGCAATGCTCGCCCTGCGCAATGCCCTGGATGATTGCAGCTTCGACCTGCCATCCGATCTTGCCGGTCTGGCGGGCCCGTTTGCCGGACCATTCCGTCAGCTGGCCGAACTGGTGCGCCGCCGCGCCCTCAACGGACTGGTCTAG
- a CDS encoding UbiD family decarboxylase — MTQPLLPPLRYPVAQSLASFVQQIEGRGLLRRIDTPISMRHDITEIHRRVLEANGPALLIENPVAGGGMPSSVPVLVNLFGTIERVALGMGLEVQDLDPLGEGLAQLRSPRPPRDLRSAWAQRDMLRAALSLRMKPVSKAGCQAVVWRGDQIDLGRLPVQTCWPGEPAPLITWPLVITRAPEDPSDINIGVYRMQVLGPNRAIVRWLPSRGGARHHRLWRDRGEDMPIAVAIGADPATLLAAVMPLPDGINEMAFAGVLRRRQSRVVRAMSVALPVPAEAEIVLEGAASVTEMAPEGPYGDHTGYYNSVEPFPVVTLSAITMRLQPIYLSTYTGRPPDEPSRLGEAMTPLFVPLARQQFPEIANLWLPPEACTYRAMVVSIDKRYPGQARRVMMGLWSMLPQFSMTKLIIAVDPDINVRDWSDVMWAVATRFDAMRDLITIPDTPIDYLDFASPRPGLGGKLGIDATNKIGPETDREWGRKLSMSDDVAARIDALWSELGIAQ, encoded by the coding sequence ATGACCCAGCCCCTGTTGCCTCCACTCCGCTATCCCGTTGCCCAGTCACTTGCGTCATTCGTGCAGCAGATCGAGGGACGTGGACTGTTGCGTCGCATCGATACGCCGATCTCAATGAGGCACGACATTACTGAGATTCATCGACGTGTGCTCGAAGCCAATGGACCGGCTTTGCTGATAGAAAATCCGGTTGCAGGTGGCGGCATGCCCTCGAGTGTGCCGGTCCTGGTCAACCTGTTCGGCACGATCGAGCGGGTCGCTCTGGGAATGGGGCTGGAAGTTCAGGATCTTGATCCATTGGGCGAAGGGTTGGCCCAACTGCGCTCGCCAAGGCCACCGCGGGACCTCCGTTCAGCATGGGCGCAGAGGGATATGCTCCGCGCTGCCCTGAGCTTGCGTATGAAGCCGGTCAGCAAGGCGGGATGCCAGGCTGTCGTTTGGCGTGGTGACCAGATCGATCTTGGTCGTCTGCCCGTTCAGACCTGCTGGCCGGGAGAGCCAGCGCCGCTGATCACCTGGCCATTGGTGATCACGCGCGCGCCAGAAGATCCAAGCGACATCAATATCGGTGTCTATCGCATGCAGGTGTTAGGCCCGAATCGCGCCATTGTGCGCTGGCTTCCCAGCCGGGGCGGGGCGCGGCATCATCGTTTGTGGCGCGACAGGGGTGAGGACATGCCCATTGCCGTTGCCATAGGCGCCGATCCGGCCACGCTGCTGGCCGCCGTCATGCCGTTGCCCGATGGGATCAATGAAATGGCATTTGCGGGGGTGTTGCGCCGCCGTCAGAGCCGGGTCGTACGCGCCATGAGCGTCGCACTGCCCGTGCCGGCTGAGGCGGAGATCGTGCTTGAGGGTGCCGCGAGCGTCACCGAGATGGCCCCCGAGGGGCCCTATGGCGACCACACTGGCTACTACAATTCAGTCGAACCATTTCCTGTGGTGACGCTCAGCGCCATTACCATGCGCCTCCAACCGATCTACCTGTCCACTTACACCGGGCGGCCGCCCGACGAGCCGTCGCGCCTGGGCGAGGCTATGACGCCGCTTTTCGTGCCTCTGGCGCGGCAACAATTCCCGGAGATCGCCAATCTGTGGTTGCCGCCCGAAGCGTGTACCTACAGAGCCATGGTCGTGTCCATTGACAAGCGCTATCCGGGTCAGGCCCGGCGCGTGATGATGGGACTCTGGTCGATGCTGCCACAGTTTTCGATGACCAAGCTGATCATTGCGGTCGATCCCGACATCAATGTGCGCGACTGGTCCGATGTCATGTGGGCGGTTGCAACACGCTTCGACGCGATGCGAGATCTGATCACCATACCCGATACGCCCATCGATTATCTCGACTTCGCCTCTCCCCGGCCGGGGCTCGGCGGCAAACTGGGCATCGATGCCACCAACAAGATCGGCCCGGAAACCGACCGTGAATGGGGAAGAAAATTATCCATGTCGGATGACGTCGCCGCTCGTATCGATGCACTATGGTCTGAATTGGGGATCGCGCAATGA
- a CDS encoding UbiX family flavin prenyltransferase → MTTNIRVVLALTGASGAAIGMRIAGRLATRQDVTTQLVVSDAARLTLAHEVGPDAWDQLVGHVEAVHLAGNIGATIASGSFRTAGMIVAPCSMRTLAAIASGLSDNLIMRAADVHLKERRRLVLLTRETPLHLGHLRNMVAVTEMGAIIMPPVPTFYNLPQSIADVIDNLAARAIDMLDLPGAAEAAAWDGRACCGP, encoded by the coding sequence ATGACCACAAATATTCGCGTTGTCCTGGCGTTAACTGGTGCATCCGGCGCTGCGATTGGCATGCGCATCGCCGGACGGCTGGCCACGCGGCAAGACGTGACCACTCAACTCGTCGTGTCCGACGCGGCCCGGCTCACGCTCGCGCATGAGGTTGGTCCTGATGCCTGGGACCAATTGGTCGGCCACGTAGAAGCGGTGCATCTGGCCGGCAATATAGGTGCCACAATTGCAAGTGGCTCGTTTCGTACCGCTGGCATGATCGTGGCGCCGTGTTCGATGCGGACCTTGGCCGCCATTGCCTCCGGGCTGTCCGACAACCTGATCATGCGGGCCGCAGACGTGCATCTCAAGGAACGGCGACGCCTTGTGCTCCTGACGAGGGAGACGCCGCTTCATCTGGGCCATCTGCGCAACATGGTTGCAGTGACCGAAATGGGGGCGATCATCATGCCCCCTGTGCCCACCTTCTATAATCTTCCGCAAAGCATCGCCGATGTGATCGACAATCTTGCGGCTCGAGCCATCGACATGCTCGACCTGCCCGGCGCGGCGGAGGCCGCCGCTTGGGATGGCAGAGCCTGCTGCGGTCCCTGA
- a CDS encoding vitamin B12-dependent ribonucleotide reductase, with product MRIERQFTTANADRYGSIEFRSATCEIKNPDGSVVFKFDEIAVPATWTQVATDIIAQKYFRKAGVAKLLRKVEEKDIPSWLWRSIPDEKALAKLPESERYGSETDSRQVFDRLAGTWTYWGWKGGYFDSEDDARTFFDELAYMLATQRVAPNSPQWFNTGLHWAYGIDGPGQGHFYVDPFTHKLVLSKSAYEHPQPHACFIQSVGDDLVNENGIMDLWVREARLFKYGSGTGSNFSKLRGEGEVLSGGGKSSGLMSFLKIGDRAAGAIKSGGTTRRAAKMVVLDIDHPDIEQYINWKVKEEQKVAALVTGSKTVSKHLRAIMMAALNCDGGSRNDCFDLARNPALKREVRAAKKALVPENYIFRVIQFARQGYTDLDFPIYDTDWDSEAYLTVSGQNSNNSVRVTDDFLNAIEADSDWNLIGRIKGNVTRTLKARDLWEQIGYAAWASADPGIQYHTTINEWHTCPEAGLIVASNPCSEYMFLDDTACNLCSINLLPYRNADSSFDTAAFEHTVRLWTIVLEISVMMAQFPSRAIAERSFEYRTLGIGYANIGGLLMTSGIPYDSVEGRAISGAITAIMTGVSYATSAEMAKELGPFENYKRNARHMLRVIRNHRNAAHGNATGYEELSMNPVPLDHGNLQDASLSERARLAWDNALALGEQHGYRNAQVSVLAPTGTIGLVMDCDTTGIEPDFALVKFKKLAGGGYFKIINRAVPPALRTLGYSEGQIAEMEAYAVGYGNLNQAPAINPATLRTKGFTDDKIAALNAAAASAFDIKFIFNQWTLGADFLKTLGVTDEQLGDFSFDLLSHLGFSKKDIEAANIHVCGAMTLEGAPFLKDEHLPVFDCATPCGKIGKRYLSVESHILMMAAAQPFISGAISKTINMPNDATVEDAKNAYMLSWRLALKANALYRDGSKLSQPLNSSVLAADDDEDDAVEAIAALPAAVRTEVIVEKIVEKAFREREKMPDRRKGYTQKAVVGGHKVYVRTGEYDDGRLGEIFIDMHKEGAAFRAMMNNFAIAISLGLQYGVPLDEYVEAFTFTRFEPAGMVMGNDRIKNATSILDYLFRELAVSYLDRNDLAHVNPDSPTSLGKGVAEEQGARTAPAPAPVTVTAERFVSRGMTRGKMQNASLMLVSKSQAESLSQQISTLTTLKSAAALNIAPRSTALKPADITPPPAKKVDLLRTEAQIKGYTGDQCTECNNFTMVRNGTCLKCDTCGTTTGCS from the coding sequence ATGCGTATCGAACGCCAATTTACGACGGCCAACGCGGATCGCTACGGTTCCATCGAGTTCCGCTCGGCAACCTGCGAAATCAAGAACCCCGATGGCTCGGTGGTTTTCAAGTTCGACGAGATTGCCGTGCCCGCGACCTGGACGCAGGTTGCCACCGACATCATTGCCCAGAAATATTTCCGCAAGGCTGGCGTCGCGAAACTACTCAGGAAGGTCGAAGAAAAAGACATACCATCCTGGCTCTGGCGCTCTATACCCGACGAGAAGGCGCTGGCCAAGCTCCCCGAATCCGAACGCTACGGCTCGGAAACGGACTCCCGCCAGGTCTTCGATCGCCTCGCCGGCACTTGGACCTATTGGGGCTGGAAGGGCGGCTATTTCGATAGCGAAGACGACGCGCGCACCTTTTTCGACGAGTTGGCCTATATGCTCGCGACCCAGCGTGTCGCTCCCAATTCCCCGCAATGGTTCAACACGGGCCTCCACTGGGCCTATGGTATCGATGGCCCTGGCCAAGGCCATTTCTATGTCGACCCGTTCACCCACAAGCTCGTGCTGTCCAAGTCGGCCTACGAGCATCCCCAACCGCATGCCTGCTTCATCCAGTCCGTGGGCGACGACCTCGTCAACGAAAACGGCATCATGGATCTGTGGGTCCGCGAGGCCCGTCTGTTCAAATACGGTTCCGGTACCGGCAGCAATTTTTCCAAACTCCGCGGTGAAGGTGAAGTGCTTTCGGGAGGCGGCAAGTCCTCGGGCCTGATGAGCTTTCTCAAGATCGGCGACCGCGCCGCCGGTGCCATCAAATCGGGCGGCACGACTCGTCGCGCCGCAAAAATGGTCGTGCTGGACATCGACCATCCTGATATCGAGCAGTATATCAACTGGAAGGTGAAGGAAGAGCAGAAGGTTGCCGCTCTCGTCACCGGCTCCAAGACCGTATCCAAGCATTTGAGGGCCATCATGATGGCCGCCCTGAACTGCGATGGCGGTTCACGCAATGACTGCTTCGATCTGGCCAGGAACCCGGCTCTCAAGCGCGAAGTCCGCGCCGCCAAGAAGGCCCTGGTGCCGGAAAACTACATCTTCCGCGTCATCCAGTTCGCTCGCCAGGGCTATACCGATCTCGACTTCCCCATCTACGACACCGATTGGGACAGCGAGGCCTACCTGACCGTTTCCGGCCAGAATTCAAACAATTCGGTCCGTGTCACCGACGACTTCCTCAACGCCATAGAGGCGGACAGCGACTGGAACCTGATCGGTCGCATCAAGGGCAATGTCACCAGGACACTCAAGGCGAGGGACCTCTGGGAACAGATCGGTTACGCCGCCTGGGCATCAGCCGATCCCGGCATCCAGTACCACACCACCATCAATGAGTGGCATACCTGCCCCGAGGCCGGTCTGATCGTGGCGTCCAATCCGTGCTCGGAATACATGTTCCTCGACGACACGGCTTGCAATCTCTGCTCGATCAACCTGCTGCCCTACCGCAATGCTGACTCGTCCTTCGATACCGCCGCCTTCGAACACACCGTGCGCCTCTGGACCATCGTGCTCGAAATCTCGGTGATGATGGCCCAGTTCCCGAGCCGCGCCATTGCCGAACGCTCGTTCGAATACCGCACCCTGGGCATCGGCTACGCCAATATCGGTGGTCTCCTCATGACCTCTGGCATTCCCTATGACTCGGTCGAGGGCCGCGCCATTTCCGGCGCTATAACCGCGATCATGACCGGCGTTTCCTATGCGACCTCGGCCGAAATGGCCAAGGAACTGGGGCCCTTCGAGAACTACAAGCGCAACGCCAGGCACATGCTGCGCGTCATCCGCAACCATCGCAATGCCGCTCATGGCAATGCGACCGGCTACGAAGAACTGAGCATGAACCCGGTCCCGCTCGACCACGGCAACCTCCAGGACGCGTCCCTCAGTGAACGTGCCAGGCTGGCCTGGGACAATGCCCTCGCACTTGGCGAACAACATGGCTACCGCAATGCGCAGGTTTCCGTTCTCGCTCCCACCGGCACGATCGGGCTTGTCATGGACTGCGACACAACCGGCATCGAACCGGACTTTGCCCTGGTCAAATTCAAGAAGCTGGCTGGCGGCGGCTATTTCAAGATCATAAATCGTGCCGTGCCCCCGGCCCTGCGGACCCTCGGCTATTCCGAGGGTCAGATTGCTGAGATGGAGGCCTATGCGGTGGGTTATGGCAATCTCAATCAGGCTCCCGCCATCAATCCGGCGACCTTGCGCACCAAGGGCTTCACCGACGACAAGATCGCCGCGCTTAACGCCGCGGCCGCTTCGGCCTTCGACATCAAGTTCATCTTCAACCAGTGGACGCTGGGCGCTGACTTCCTGAAAACCCTCGGCGTCACCGATGAGCAACTGGGCGATTTCTCCTTCGACCTCCTTAGCCATCTCGGCTTCTCGAAAAAGGACATCGAAGCCGCCAACATCCATGTCTGCGGGGCCATGACGCTGGAAGGTGCGCCCTTCCTCAAGGACGAGCATCTGCCCGTCTTCGATTGCGCCACCCCCTGCGGCAAGATCGGCAAGCGCTACCTCTCGGTCGAATCGCACATTCTTATGATGGCGGCGGCTCAACCCTTCATCTCTGGCGCGATCTCCAAGACCATCAACATGCCCAACGACGCCACTGTCGAGGACGCCAAGAACGCCTACATGCTCTCCTGGCGCCTGGCGCTCAAGGCCAATGCACTCTATCGCGACGGCTCCAAGCTCTCCCAGCCGCTCAATTCTTCCGTGCTCGCCGCCGATGACGACGAGGACGACGCTGTGGAAGCCATTGCCGCTCTGCCTGCCGCCGTACGCACCGAAGTGATTGTCGAAAAGATCGTTGAAAAGGCCTTCCGCGAACGCGAAAAGATGCCAGATCGCCGCAAGGGTTACACGCAGAAGGCCGTCGTTGGTGGCCACAAGGTCTATGTCCGCACCGGCGAATATGATGACGGGCGCCTCGGGGAAATCTTCATCGACATGCACAAGGAAGGTGCCGCCTTCCGCGCTATGATGAACAATTTCGCCATCGCCATCAGCCTTGGCCTGCAATATGGCGTGCCGCTGGACGAATATGTAGAAGCCTTCACCTTCACCCGCTTCGAGCCGGCCGGCATGGTCATGGGCAATGACCGGATCAAGAACGCCACCTCGATTCTGGATTATCTGTTCCGTGAGTTGGCCGTTTCTTATCTCGACCGGAACGATCTCGCCCACGTCAATCCGGACAGCCCCACTTCGCTCGGCAAGGGCGTTGCCGAGGAGCAGGGTGCGCGTACCGCGCCTGCCCCCGCCCCGGTGACTGTGACTGCAGAGCGCTTTGTCTCCCGCGGCATGACCCGCGGCAAGATGCAGAACGCTTCGCTTATGCTGGTGTCAAAGTCTCAGGCGGAGTCATTGAGCCAGCAGATCTCAACTCTGACGACCCTCAAATCCGCCGCAGCTCTCAACATCGCCCCGAGGTCAACGGCTCTTAAGCCAGCAGATATAACCCCGCCGCCAGCAAAAAAGGTCGATCTCCTCCGGACAGAGGCTCAAATCAAGGGTTATACCGGCGATCAATGCACAGAGTGCAACAATTTCACCATGGTGCGGAACGGAACCTGCCTGAAGTGCGACACCTGTGGGACGACAACCGGGTGTAGCTAG